From a single Lolium rigidum isolate FL_2022 chromosome 7, APGP_CSIRO_Lrig_0.1, whole genome shotgun sequence genomic region:
- the LOC124677618 gene encoding MADS-box transcription factor 26-like, protein MARGKVQMRRIENPVHRQVTFCKRRMGLLKKAKELSVLCDADIGVMVFSPDGKIYELATNGNMQGLIERYKGSNTEAQSESSKQKNPQIIQQEVLLLRQEIDLLQKGLRYMYGAKDMDHMNLHELQVLESNLEIWVHNIRSTKMEIISREIEMLKNKEGILKATNDLLQERVIEQSGILDTGSNMMISHFPFQGTMESGHYF, encoded by the exons ATGGCCCGTGGTAAGGttcagatgagaaggatagaaaaCCCAGTGCACAGGCAGGTCACCTTCTGTAAGCGGCGGATGGGCCTCCTCAAGAAGGCCAAGGAGCTATCTGTTCTATGCGATGCTGATATTGGTGTCATGGTGTTCTCTCCTGATGGCAAGATTTATGAGTTGGCCACCAACgg GAACATGCAAGGCTTAATTGAGAGGTACAAGGGTAGCAACACAGAAGCACAAAGTGAAAGTAGCAAGCAGAAAAACCCTCAG ATAATACAACAAGAGGTACTACTCTTGAGGCAAGAAATTGACTTACTTCAGAAAGGCTTAAG GTACATGTATGGAGCAAAAGATATGGACCACATGAATCTTCATGAGCTCCAAGTCCTGGAGAGTAATCTTGAAATTTGGGTACACAACATTCGCTCTACAAAG ATGGAGATCATATCTAGGGAGATTGAGATGCTCAAGAACAAG GAAGGCATACTGAAGGCTACCAACGATTTACTTCAAGAAAGG GTAATTGAGCAGAGTGGGATTCTGGACACGGGCAGCAACATGATGATATCACACTTCCCCTTCCAGGGAACCATGGAGAGTGGCCACTACTTCTAG
- the LOC124669447 gene encoding putative 12-oxophytodienoate reductase 11 encodes MVDAAAAAPLLTHYKMGKFELSHRVVLAPLTRERSYGNVPQPHAIQYYQQRATKGGLLIAEATGVSETAQGYKDTPGIWTKKQVEAWKPIVSGVRGKGGVFFCQIWHVGRVSNHTFQPNGQAPISSTDKPLKPVVRANGIDEATFSTPRRLETDEIPSIIDDFRVAARNAIEAGFDGVEIHGAHGYLIDQFLKDQVNDRTDKYGGSLENRCRFALEVVQAVVEEIGADKVGIRLSPFANYSDASDSNPEALGLYMAHALNKFGILYCHMVEPRMVKIGEKFETPHSLRPIRDAFKGTFIIAGGYGRDDGNKAIADGYADLVAYGRLFLSNPDLPRRFEIDAPLNKYIRETFYISDPVIGYTDYPFLPSNV; translated from the exons GGTAGTTCTTGCACCACTGACAAGGGAGCGATCCTATGGAAATGTTCCTCAGCCGCATGCCATACAGTATTATCAACAGAGAGCAACCAAAGGAGGCCTTTTGATTGCTGAGGCCACTGGAGTTTCAGAGACCGCTCAAGG GTACAAAGATACTCCTGGCATTTGGACAAAGAAGCAGGTAGAAGCATGGAAGCCGATCGTGAGTGGGGTTCGTGGGAAAGGAGGAGTATTTTTCTGTCAGATTTGGCACGTAGGAAGAGTCTCTAATCATA CGTTTCAGCCTAATGGGCAGGCTCCGATTTCGAGCACCGATAAGCCACTCAAACCTGTAGTGAGAGCAAATGGCATAGATGAGGCTACATTCTCAACTCCTAGGAGACTAGAGACTGATGAAATCCCTTCGATCATTGACGATTTCAGGGTTGCTGCTAGAAATGCAATTGAAGCTG GATTTGATGGTGTCGAAATTCATGGAGCTCATGGTTATTTGATTGATCAGTTCTTAAAGGACCAAGTCAATGATCGTACCGACAAATATGGTGGGAGCTTAGAGAATCGTTGCCGGTTTGCGTTGGAAGTAGTCCAGGCCGTGGTTGAGGAAATTGGAGCTGATAAGGTTGGGATAAGGCTCTCACCCTTTGCAAATTACTCAGATGCATCAGACTCAAACCCAGAAGCTCTAGGCCTATACATGGCGCATGCGCTTAACAAATTTGGAATTCTTTATTGTCACATGGTGGAACCACGGATGGTGAAAATTGGTGAAAAGTTTGAAACTCCCCACAGCCTTCGCCCCATAAGGGATGCTTTTAAGGGAACATTTATCATAGCTGGTGGGTATGGAAGGGATGATGGAAATAAAGCAATCGCTGATGGCTATGCGGATTTGGTTGCATATGGGCGCTTGTTTTTATCCAATCCTGACTTGCCCCGGAGGTTTGAGATAGATGCTCCTCTCAACAAGTACATTAGAGAAACTTTCTACATCTCCGATCCAGTTATTGGATACACTGACTACCCGTTTCTGCCATCCAATGTCTAA